A region of Patescibacteria group bacterium DNA encodes the following proteins:
- the rsmH gene encoding 16S rRNA (cytosine(1402)-N(4))-methyltransferase RsmH has protein sequence MANDMSGGKPAEENANEDTGSDKGNINGSYHHIPVLLKEAIEFLKPGPGGRFIDCTLGGAGYTIELAKRVGDDGQVLAVDADEMAIENAKNIIQKKEFKNIILSHANFRSLSKIIKENFPVLPYGKAGQGARFDGIVFDLGLSSAQLKDQNRGFSFQVDASRLDMAFGLPPDKKAEDGRGGADGTEDEREEEAEKSLSTKDIVNNWPKEELARIFKEYGEERFAWRIAEKIVEIRKKIKKSGGEGIATVGELVNIIKSAVPAFYRNGRINPATKIFQALRVATNDELGSLIEVLPQAVEALKPGGRLVVISYHSLEDRIVKNFFKKEAFKKSEPGKGKLKILTKKVIIPRFEEAKENPRSRSAKLRAAERI, from the coding sequence ATGGCGAATGACATGTCAGGCGGGAAGCCGGCGGAAGAAAACGCGAATGAGGATACCGGGAGTGATAAAGGCAATATTAACGGAAGCTATCATCATATCCCAGTACTTTTAAAAGAAGCGATAGAATTTTTAAAGCCAGGGCCGGGCGGAAGATTTATTGACTGCACCTTGGGCGGCGCCGGCTATACAATAGAGCTCGCGAAGCGCGTTGGCGATGATGGACAAGTGCTGGCGGTTGACGCGGACGAAATGGCGATAGAGAACGCGAAAAATATAATCCAAAAAAAAGAGTTCAAAAATATTATTTTATCCCATGCGAATTTTAGGAGCCTTTCCAAAATTATTAAGGAGAATTTTCCAGTCTTGCCTTACGGTAAGGCAGGCCAGGGTGCTCGGTTTGACGGTATTGTATTTGATCTTGGGCTATCAAGCGCTCAACTCAAAGATCAAAATCGAGGATTTTCTTTTCAGGTGGACGCGTCTCGGCTAGATATGGCTTTCGGCCTTCCGCCGGATAAGAAAGCAGAAGACGGAAGAGGCGGCGCGGACGGGACGGAAGATGAGCGGGAAGAAGAGGCGGAAAAGAGCCTTTCCACTAAAGATATAGTGAATAATTGGCCCAAGGAAGAGCTGGCAAGAATATTCAAGGAATACGGCGAAGAAAGGTTTGCCTGGCGGATTGCCGAAAAGATTGTTGAGATTAGAAAAAAAATAAAAAAATCGGGCGGTGAAGGAATCGCCACTGTCGGAGAGCTGGTAAATATAATAAAAAGCGCGGTTCCGGCTTTTTACCGGAACGGAAGAATTAATCCGGCGACAAAAATTTTTCAGGCTTTGCGCGTCGCCACTAATGATGAGCTTGGGAGCCTGATAGAAGTTTTGCCCCAGGCGGTAGAAGCTCTAAAACCCGGCGGACGGCTAGTCGTAATTTCCTACCACAGCCTTGAAGACCGGATTGTAAAGAATTTCTTTAAAAAAGAGGCTTTCAAAAAATCCGAACCCGGGAAAGGAAAACTGAAAATTTTGACGAAAAAAGTCATAATTCCCCGGTTTGAAGAAGCTAAAGAAAATCCCCGTTCCAGAAGCGCGAAATTAAGGGCGGCGGAACGGATTTAA